The DNA segment GCAACAATAAAGCAGGACAAGGCATCAAAGTGTCATGATTTAACTCATCTGATGTGTGACCAgcctttttgcttttctttactcATGAAATAAATTGAATTCCACACAAAGTGATCAAGAAAACCTGTCTTTGATGCCTTCTTTTACACAACAATTTGAATCTAAGTTTTAGGAAATAAATAATTTGGAATATGATAGTTTTCCATAATTCATTAGACAAGATACCAGAGGAAAAAAATATAGGTCGTATACAAGGATGATGCCTTAATAAAAATCTAAGAGgactcctaatgatattaagagTCTCTCACATATAAACTTCAATTTAactggaagaagaaaaaaaaaagtaacataTGCTAATTAATGCAATTATTAAGACTGTACACATGAAATTATGAATAACGATGAGTGGAGATAGCTTCCATCTCTATCTTCCTCAACTTGTGCTCTGTTGACTATTTGCTTGTGTAGATTGATTATGCAGGTTATATACACTTATAAGAGGATTATAGTAATTGGCTTCTGTGAACTGTATATCAAAAATTTTGATTCCATTGCTATACCGTATGCAGTGATCAGAAGTACTCTTTGTGGAAATGGAAGCGTGTTGACGTCCGGTGGCTCATCTCATGCGATAATTTCCTCAGCTCTTTTGCCAGTGTTGGTGTTCCACAGTAGAATACGCCTACATCAACCAGTAGATGAATGCtaagtgggaaaattgatgaacacATTACTCTGAATGACAGAGACTAAATTTGTTATTAGAGTCTCATGAACAAGGTAAAAAGTTTTTGTATGTGAAGTTATTACCTACTGTCGCGCCGGGATGCTTGGAAGCTAACTTGGTGAATACTTCTTTCCAATTTGGTCTTGCAAAATGAGTTCTCACCTGACAAGGCAACAATTGCAATCATCATCAAGTTTGATGAAACAGAAATTATCGCAGAGATGCAATACTAACTAATTTCACCCACAAATAAATCTACTATGATCGTGTCATCTCTGTACTCCACTAAGTATTGTTTCCGACTTAATTCGATGCTTAACTAGAAGTAGTGACTGTCAGACTGAAACAAGTAGTGTTCATTATAATTCCTTAAATATCTTTCAGAATTCCTTGctcaattaaatatttttctgTGCACTGCTGTGATGAAAGTTTCCTGCATACTTACCCGAGTGCCTGAGACAATGTCCACTCCATGCTTAGCATGATTCAGAGCCTGCACCATTTTGAGGAGAGTGGTCCTTGCATCACGCTCCTCGTAAACACTAGTCAAGTAATTATGCATCTCTATAATACCCTGTTCCAATAAGTTAATAACATTTTGTTACTTCCATTGTTTAAAATATCTTGAATGAGCAATGCAAATGAATGCAACAAattggggggagagagagagagagagataggcaaATGATAACCTTCTTGTCCATATCAGCCACATCATTCATTACTCCTTTGAACCACTCGAAGGATCCTGCTTCCCGTGTGACCCAGTAGAAATGAGCACTGCTTGTTCTGTATGATCTCTTCTTGGTGCTGCTACTGGTGGTAGAGATGCTGAAGCTGGTACTGCTAACTTCAGACCTACTAGTTTCCATTGCCAGTTCCTAAATAAAAGGCCTTAAATAAGAGAAAAATTCCAAAAATCCAAAAATACAGATACCTCAGTGAAGCAAGCATGTACTATTGCTTTACCATGAGTTCATCGGCTAACTTAATGTTGTTGAGTAGGTCCCTAAGAATGCTTATAAAAGGTGTTGCCCCTATGCCAAGCCCCACCAGCAGTAGAACATCATAATTCCGGAAGTCTTGTGCTGGGGCACCATAAGGACCATCCACAAACAATCTAGGCAAGCTGCACAATAATTGAATTCAAGCATGAGCTCTTTTTCTTATGAACAGCCTTAAAGAGTTCTTTGCTGtagtatataaattaaatcaCCTTTTCTGTTCCAAAGAGCCCGATTCATTAAATGTGGCTTTCCCTGTTGAGTGTGGAGAGAAGTAGTTTTCTATAAATATGCGTTTAAGCTCCTGGGTCCAGTCACCACTTGTTCGAATGTGGACACTAAGATATTCGTCACCAGGAGCTGATGTAATGGAGAAAGGATGCCTGTTGGAATGAAAAGCACAATGTTGAGGTTTCTGTATGACATGAACTCAGCTAACAAAAGAATCAGTAACGATAGCTTCGGTATGAACCATTCAAACGGGGAGATGGTAGGGCATTGCAAAAATATGTACTGTCCGCTTCTATAACGAAATCCTTGTGGCTTGGACATTGTCACAGTCAACACACCACCAGGTAGCAAAGAAACCTGCACAGAGCAGTTGTTGTTGATCAATAGGGAGCTATCAAATCATCGCATCAAGCTTCATTATTGCATTTTACAGGATAAGCAAGTTGTAAAAATAGATAAAGAGAAGACCATAAGAATATTTGGAGTTTCTCATTTACAGTTGCATGTGAGATCACCACAAAACAAGTTGTATAATATATGACATGGTTTTTTATGGTATTTCTCAGATTTCTCCAATGTATAAACATTGTTCATTTTGTTATGCTTGTGAAGTTGGCAAAATAGTTCAACATTTATAAGGAAAAGGataaaaattttaagaaacaTTATGACCATATACAGAGCACAAACTGAATAATGCACAGCTGAAGGGAACTTGTACCTTTAAAATCTTGACAGAGTAACCTTTGGACCGAAAGGCTCTCAGATTTCGCTCACCCAAATAGAGCAGCAATGGAACAGAGATGTACATCCATGTCTGTCCACAGCACCACATAAACAATGATTAATTAGATCAATCAATATATCTAACTAGTAGTACAGTATCTAAACAAGTGTAACTGATATGGGTACAACTCGAACTTTTATGCTAGTGTTGTCACTGACTTCAGTACATTGGGAACACAATTAAACTTCAGTTATTAGTTCCATACATGTTAGGCTTTCTAAGATTTGCTTATGAAAAGATTAGTCTTTTGATTCATCAATAAATCTCATCCTGGTCCACGGAATCAAGTTTCAGCACAATGGTATTGATCATACAGTGGGCCAAGCAGTCATCTAAAAGATTGATTAAGAGTTGCCACCCTCGACATCGTGGTAGGGTATGCAGTACATGGAATTCCCAAAAAGAAATGGTGGTGGACAACCCAACATGTGACGGACCGACCTCTGGTTGACCATCAACGAAGGGAAACAAATGGGCAGAACATGCAAAACACAAAAAGAATACAAGACAATCAAAGCCAAACCAGTTGAAGATAACTTTGTCACTTACCAGCTTCATAAATACTCCACACTTACATATGTCGCTAAGTCCATGTTCATATCCGGAAATCTTAAATCTATGCAGGACCATGAACTGCCCGATGATATAGCAGAATAAATAAGACAATGTAATTTAAATTAATGTGTTCTAGGCCAGTAAGTCTGCACTGTTTCAACTGGACCCATTTAATGTTCATCAGAATTTACACATTGGAGGCTTCTGAAAGCTTCTTTTCAATCACAAGTTGGCAGTAATAATTCCTCATGCATAAAGTAGTATAGTTGCATCAAAGATGGTGCGTATaacaattaatataataatacactaATGTCATGAAGGCTATGATGGATAACCTTTTCTCAAAAAGTTTTCTCTATTGAAACCGTACATTCAAAATGATTAAAGTTCaaattaataacaataataagTCACAATATTCCAGCTACAATTGTCTTGTAAAATTGATTTTTTGATCTGAAAGGCAAACAATGACCACATAAAATTTATGAAATCTACACTCTGATCATCTTGATTTTATATATAATCAAATAATAAATCCAAAATACTTTCGTTTATTTACCAACACTAGTGATCTATCTTAACTATGCTCTTAACGCTGAATACAAAATTTTCATTTACTAATTGCAACTTTCTATTATTCTGATATAACCGGCATTCTTCATGGGCTCCTGAACATGATGGATATGACATTATGTTCAATTTTCTTCCGTACCAAACGAATCCTAGGGCATATTTCAATCACCAACCATGGCATATATGAACTAAACTAGTACTCTTGACGACATTATATCAAGTGGAACAATCTGGATTCCTTTCCTAAATACATAGCATGATACCATGACCACTTGCAAGTTCCAAGTCAATCAGCACAAGCTGTCAACATGACTTCAGGTTGAAGCCAACTTATTTGTGATCGCTACCTAACCTTCGAAGCAGATTATTTAATTGAAAGCTATACTTATCCTTCCATGTGAGGTGTTGGGCCAAATTCCAAGCCTCCATGACgctaaactaaaaataaaaaagcatTCCTTACATCAGCTGTTTCAACCTAGGCACAACATATTCCATCATCAATTATAAGTTTGATGGTGGACCATGTTGTCAAATCCATCAGCAAGACTCTCTGTctctgacacacacacacacacacacacacacccccatAATCTCagggtaaaaaagaaaaaaaagaagcaacTTTAGACCTGCTTTATCTGGTACTAAATTGTAAATACATATGAACagataaatttaattgatgtgACTGTTTATCAAATGTGTCCTATCAAATTTGACATTGTTGCACCGGTCAGTCCGATGAGATCGGTCAAGATCTAAAATCTAGACTCGATTGATATACTAATCGAGTTAATTCTGTGTGGTGAAGGGCGGGGTCAAACTAACATTAGGAGGGCAATTTGGAACGGGATCCCGTCCAACCACCCTCGATGACGACTCGAACTCCATCTCAGATCTTAACCATCCAGATGTGAGGTAGGAGGAATTGGTGGTTGAGATGGGGGGAATTGGAGGATCTGGATTCTTCTTAGAAGTTGGAGAGGATCCGGACAGTGGAAGCTTCCGGTCTGCTCCACAGCCACCGGGGCCCGCCAGTATTCGGTGCTTGTATACGGTAATCGATGGGGACGTGAAAGTGGTGTTATTCCGTGTCTTGTCCCGATCGATCACATGTGCTTTGAGTGGACGTCCCATACTGAGGCGACGCTTTTCCTACCCTCTTCAAGACCTACCCATGTCGGCCCACCTGATTTCTCCTCGGAGGCGATCCATATTCCTAGTGTTGGGGCCCCACAATGACCGCGACTCACATCTAGGTCCGAGTTTGAGTTTGAGCAACTCATCACTCGCCCAGACTCTATAGGGGGTGGCCCCACTAGAAACACGTAGACCCATTTACTATATGATCGAGTTAGACCTGACGAACACCATGAATCTGGTTTAAAATGTCAGATCTTGAGAAAAGATCGGATGAATGCAATCACGAACCCAAATGCGGCGTCCAGAGTCGTGCCCCGACTTGGGGCCCGAGCGGTGCGATAGACAAATAACCACTAGTGTTAAGCTCCGACGCCGCACATGTTTCTTGCCGTGATTTGCGCTACGGCAGCATGCCGCAACGTAAGTCGGAGAACATACCCTTCTCATCTCGCCCCCGTCGTATCGCGTCCCATATGTCGTGTATATTTCAGGCAAATGCCGATGGaactgagaaaaagaaaaaaagagtccGAGGCACATACCGTTCGTTGGTACCACTTGTGGACGAGGAACACGAAGTAGCCGTGGATGAGCAGCAGGAGGTAGACGACGGCGAGCAGGTGGTGGGAGTACCAGAAGGCGTTGAACCCGGTGAGGCGGTTCAGGGGGAAGGGCAGCCGCACCCCGTTCTTCCTGAACCGGTGAGTCGCCAGGGTGAAAGACACCGCCATCAGCGCCACCATCGCGATCCCCGTCACCCCCTCCACCCCGGCCACCAGGCTCCTGTACGTGGGCTTCTCTGGCCCGAAGTACCTCGCCACCATCTCGTAGTGCGCCGGCGATGAGTTGATCAGCCGCGGGAAGTCGCACGCCAGGTGGTTCCCGGCGTGAAGCAGTATCCCGACCACTATGGCCGTCGCGATCATCTGTAACAACACATCAACAAATAACGAGTTTAATGATTAGGGAGTATAACAATGCTTTAGTTTTGCTTTTCGGTACCATATAAATGTAAAAGAATCTTAACAACTTTTAATCAACCTGCGTACGTACATATAAAATACGCACAGCATGTGGACGAGTCAACCACGTGGCTTAAACTTAAGAATACATCTCCTGGAAGCATCTTATAGATTAATAGTAACCGTGTTTTAAGTTTTGGGAAGGTATATGAGTTCGAAGAAAAAACCCATCTTCGATGAACTTCGGCGAAAAGAACAAAAACTGTGGTGATTGGTGACGTCGATCGTGGCTGACCCCCACCAGCGACGACAACAGCAATCCACTGTCTGCTTAAGAACAGCTGACACACCTTGGCCGAAGAGGAACATGACACGTCAGAGGCAAGGTATACGCCCCACTGCAGTAAGAGGAGGCTGCAGCAGGCCCTTCCCCGGTGCCTTGGAAGGGGCAGCGCATGGGATCCACTTAGGATGGACTGGGCAGTGCGTCGTATCCGCTCAACGCGGACCGTCGGCTACCATGGGAGGCCCAATACGAAGCTTGCAGTTGGCATCGCAAAACCAAACACGATAAGAAAGGTGCGAGTTTCGCGAGAAGAAGACAGCTCAACCACTACGTAATTAACGAGTGGCGAGGGAGAGAGTGCCTAGTGGCCGAGGACTCACTGACCACGATGTAATTTGGTGCAACATGCAAGCAAGATGTCAAGCATCGGAACGTCAGCGACAAAACAATGTGAAAGCGTTCGATCCACCTACCTTGTGGAAGGTGATGTTGTCGTCGAAGGGGACGAAGAGTCGGGCGCGGGTGGAGCGGAGCCACGTGAGGGTGTTCCGGCAGACGGGAAGTAGCACGAGGGACATGTTGAGCTTGAGCGTCTCGGCAGCGCCCTTGGCGGTGGGGAGGCAGTAGCCCATCACCCGGAACGCTGTCCGCTGCCGGTACTGCGTGAACTTCCAGGCGAACAGGCCCGCCATGGCGGCTACCCACAGTGCCACCACCCACGCCCGCTGCCAGTTCTCCCGAGCCGCCAGCCGCAGCCTCGTGGCGGCGCGCCGGGGGCTGAACCAGGGGCGGCGCGGGGGCTTCGGCGCGCCGCCGGGGATGGTCTGGCTCCACGCCGCGGCGCTCGCCGTGCTCAGCGGCCGGCTGTAGTTCATGTAGGTGTCCCGCTGCAGCAGCAGCGCCTCCAGCTGCCACAGCTGTCAACCAAAACAGAGCAACAGACCGCAGTGAGCAGGCTTCATCTGCCATGCGCTGGACACGTAGTTAAACAAGAAAATACAGCGGTCGTGTTCACCTCGATGTAGCCAAGGTTTTCGGGGTCCAGCTCCTCCATGATGAGCGCCGCATACTCCTCTGCCTGCTCTTTGAGCTTGGCCAGCTTGTTGGCCGAACAACTCAGAATTATCAACTGTGCCCCAGCAAAATGGAAAGTAAACATACTGACACCTCCAAAATCAACACCGGTAATTGAACAGGCCAGGGTGAGCTCACCTCCTGTACTTCCTGCCTCGTTATCCTCCCATCCACATTGGTATCCACCCTATCGCAGGACAATCGCAGGAAGTAGTAAGGAAAAGGCTTCTATCAATGATCGAAATTTCAAGAACTACAAGTAAAGAGAGAATTTAGGGCACTCTGGTAATTGCGTACATGTCGAAGAAGATTTGGAGGCGGGCGTCGAAGCTTTGATCGGAAATTTGGACCCAGAAATCGTAGAGCTCTTCTTTGGTTATCCTCTCCAAGTTTTGGCGCCGCCTTCTCGCCAGGGCGTCGAATATGCCCACCGCGAACTCCTTCGAATCCACCATTCCTGCGAGGAGGTGAGATCGAGATGAAACCAGAGCGGTTATCTGTCATCTATCTGGGGGTTATTCGATCCTGATTCGAATACAAGGGACGAGAAGAGGGTGTGTGAAAGAGAGAGGGACGGACCGATGCATTCGCCGAAGTCCTCACGGGAGAGCAAGCCATCCTTGGCAAGCACGGCGAAACGGTCCTCCACCCGGCCCCAGAGCTCGGCCAAGTTCGCCGTGGCCGTCGTCGTCCGGCTGATGAAGCGGAGCCCCTTAAGGGCCCGCTGCGCCCCGGACCGCGTTCGCTCCAGCCGCGCACGGATCCGTCGGGCGTCGCGCGACGACATGGCGGTCGCGGGGGCCGGGAGCGGGCCGGAGCCCGAGGCCGAAGCCGACTCCTCGGCAGCCAGCATCTCCGCCAGCGTCCGCCGCGGTGTCGGCGACAGCAGCCACGAGAACTTGCGCCGGATCCGCGACGCCGTCGACGAGCTCCGGCTCAGGCTGGCGGACGACTCCCGCcccgcagccgccgccgccgcggcagCAGCTGCAGCGGATGTCGGCGTGACACTCCGCACCACCATCGACTCCTCGTCCAGCTCCAGCATCACCTCCACTAGATCGCTCTGGTCGTTGAGGAAAACAGGCAGcattccgccgccgccgccgcggcgaCCGCCGTAGCCGTAGCCGTGGAAAACCGACTCATCGCTGGAGTCCTCATCCTCCGCGAGGATGTCGGCGATCCGCCGGTGGCGCGACTTCCGGACGCCCCCGCAGCCTGATGGCGGCGTCCTCACCATCTCCCCGGTGCGCCGCTCTCTCCCGAtcccctttttcttttcctctttattaccctcttcctcttcttgccATAGTTCCACTTCTTCTCACCTTCTTAAAACGAACACAAGAAGGAAACGCTTTTGCGATGGTAAGCTCCATCGCTGAAGAGTGGTTAGGATTCGTGGTAGAAACCAAGCAGacgtgagagagagaaagagaggcaaaataaaaagttaaacatagtaAAAACGAATAAAAAACTCATGAACCAATTCGACCGTCAAATGCCAATTCGACGTCTCTGATTGGCCGACTTGATAAATTTCGTTTGATTAAGACAAAAAGAAAAACTCCGCGTGATGCATCGCGCACGAATCTCAAAGCGAGAGCTCGTCGGATTGACGGTGCTCGTGAGTTGCAGGGATGAGGCGGTCACCGACGGGAATCGGTGCGTGTCACTTCTAAGGAGCCGGTCAACATGAGTCGGCGCGAGTCGGTAAGCAGAGCCACGAAGCGTGCGACCGGCTATGGTCGGTGGAGCGTAAACGCCGCCCTCGAAGACGAGAACGCCCCTATGTCGGAAGGAACCATAAACGATGGGCTCGGGCAAAGTGGTAAATCGAGCTTTACACAGGCGAGAAAGGGTAGTTTGGGTAATTTGGATAATGGGTCCAGCTAATTCTAGCTGTTTGAGAACATGCAACGGCGGATGGAGATTGGCGTCCGGTGTTTAGCGATGCTATTCTCTCTGACTAATTTGCCCTCCTCCCTctataaaaagaagaaatattaacATGTCTTCGTTTCACCAACTCTGACATAACATGAAGGAAATAGTTTAAAAGGACCTTCTAGAAGATTCTAGCTcaaatttgatcattaaataattAACACATTTTAGACGGGTCGGATAAGATACATATGGATATCCATATTAGCCATATATGGATAACATGCAATACATTGCATTGCATTGTATTGAGCAAAGACTCATGAACCAATTTACATGggaaataacataaaaaaaatggGGAGAAGGTCTTCAATAGgaaaagaattaaaaggaaaataaaaataaaaataaaaaaccagtGTGACATGGTCAGAATACATGAATACTTGCTACATTACTATCCTTGTCCTCTCTCCCTTGGTAGCTTCATTTCCAGCTACACAATTCTACATCCTACGTACAGATGAAGAAACACAAGCTGACTGCAACTCGTTTGTTTGCATCATTTGATGTTTTGATTTCCTCTCCTCCATTTCAGATTCGGGTCACTTCTCCAGGGAACTTATCACCACCCTGCAATCCAAGTTTCTTTCTGTAACAGTTGGATCAAAGTTGTTTACAGCCGCCAATTGTGCCAAAATGAATGAATAATTACGAGCAAAATATGAATTAGGGTTTCCTGTGGAAAACTACACATAAAAAAAGATAGCAGTTTTTATGTACGGATTATTAGGGTTTCCTGTGCAAAGAATTTATGTTTCGAAAGGGGTATAGAGGGACGAACCAGTCGTAGACGGTGGGGTTCCTGGACTCGACCGTCTGCATTCCCTCCGCCGCCGGCACCGACTTCCTCTGCAGCCTCTTCCAGTCTCCTCTCGGCCCCGGAGCTGCAGAAGAAGCGGTTCAAAAGACGGACTTTTCATGTTACTGGACCTTCGACAACCACGTAACAGACAACTCACGTGCGACGGGGGAGTCGGGGGCGCTGGTCGGCGAGGAGGGGGAGCGG comes from the Musa acuminata AAA Group cultivar baxijiao chromosome BXJ2-8, Cavendish_Baxijiao_AAA, whole genome shotgun sequence genome and includes:
- the LOC135619780 gene encoding respiratory burst oxidase homolog protein E-like, giving the protein MVRTPPSGCGGVRKSRHRRIADILAEDEDSSDESVFHGYGYGGRRGGGGGMLPVFLNDQSDLVEVMLELDEESMVVRSVTPTSAAAAAAAAAAAGRESSASLSRSSSTASRIRRKFSWLLSPTPRRTLAEMLAAEESASASGSGPLPAPATAMSSRDARRIRARLERTRSGAQRALKGLRFISRTTTATANLAELWGRVEDRFAVLAKDGLLSREDFGECIGMVDSKEFAVGIFDALARRRRQNLERITKEELYDFWVQISDQSFDARLQIFFDMVDTNVDGRITRQEVQELIILSCSANKLAKLKEQAEEYAALIMEELDPENLGYIELWQLEALLLQRDTYMNYSRPLSTASAAAWSQTIPGGAPKPPRRPWFSPRRAATRLRLAARENWQRAWVVALWVAAMAGLFAWKFTQYRQRTAFRVMGYCLPTAKGAAETLKLNMSLVLLPVCRNTLTWLRSTRARLFVPFDDNITFHKMIATAIVVGILLHAGNHLACDFPRLINSSPAHYEMVARYFGPEKPTYRSLVAGVEGVTGIAMVALMAVSFTLATHRFRKNGVRLPFPLNRLTGFNAFWYSHHLLAVVYLLLLIHGYFVFLVHKWYQRTTWMYISVPLLLYLGERNLRAFRSKGYSVKILKVSLLPGGVLTVTMSKPQGFRYRSGQYIFLQCPTISPFEWHPFSITSAPGDEYLSVHIRTSGDWTQELKRIFIENYFSPHSTGKATFNESGSLEQKSLPRLFVDGPYGAPAQDFRNYDVLLLVGLGIGATPFISILRDLLNNIKLADELMELAMETSRSEVSSTSFSISTTSSSTKKRSYRTSSAHFYWVTREAGSFEWFKGVMNDVADMDKKGIIEMHNYLTSVYEERDARTTLLKMVQALNHAKHGVDIVSGTRVRTHFARPNWKEVFTKLASKHPGATVGVFYCGTPTLAKELRKLSHEMSHRTSTRFHFHKEYF
- the LOC135619782 gene encoding dormancy-associated protein homolog 3-like isoform X1 gives rise to the protein MGLLDQLWDDTIAGPPPLRKLRKYNSFSSSSSSSSAAAAATAAAAGQVSRSITILRTPASSPRSPSSPTSAPDSPVAPPGPRGDWKRLQRKSVPAAEGMQTVESRNPTVYDWFVPLYPFRNINSLHRKP